The genomic region GGTCCCAGCCGTGGTCCTCGCCCTGATCGAGTATCGGCTCGTTGTTCGCGAGTTCGATCGTCTCGCCCTCCTTGACGAACTCGACCTCGTAGTACTCGATCTCGTCCTCGGGGATGTCGCCCGGTCCCGCGGCCTCCTCCGTGCCGCCCTCCTCGAGTTCGCCCTCGGCTTCGCCGCCGCCGGCGACGGCCGCGGCGGCCCCGCCGCCACCGCCGATCGCCCGGTTCATCGGCTCGGGGAAGTCGGTCTCGGGAACGGTCGCCGCACGCCGCTCGAGGACCTCCTCCACGATGTCGTCGGCGGCGGGTCGTTCGGTGCCCTTCGCGAAGTGGAGCGCGACCACCACGAGCGTCAGAA from Halalkalicoccus sp. NIPERK01 harbors:
- a CDS encoding 2Fe-2S iron-sulfur cluster-binding protein; the encoded protein is MVDVFAFSIGAFLTLVVVALHFAKGTERPAADDIVEEVLERRAATVPETDFPEPMNRAIGGGGGAAAAVAGGGEAEGELEEGGTEEAAGPGDIPEDEIEYYEVEFVKEGETIELANNEPILDQGEDHGWDLPYACRQGQCVSCGARITDGPSEDYVVHDNQQMLDDNELEEGYTLTCVAYPRGEFSIETNETP